In Desulfuromonas acetoxidans DSM 684, a genomic segment contains:
- a CDS encoding enoyl-CoA hydratase/isomerase family protein, protein MADPCILTDRQDQIGFITLNRPEHMNTFTPEFADLLDQALWDFERDEDIRVIVVKAAGKHFCTGISLDQFNNKSSLEYRQFLYGIDAFYHTLNRLNTPTIASVQGYAVANGAGLSFGCDLTVAAESSMFGTTAINVGLICLGPAAPMTKLIGRKKTMEMVLSGDMITAQEAERLGLINKAVADDELEEETLKLAKKLVKKSPLALSIGKEGLRRLQDVPYHQGLESMDDLFAALCSTEDAEEGVRAFLEKRQPQWQRR, encoded by the coding sequence ATGGCAGACCCCTGTATTTTGACGGATCGACAAGATCAGATCGGTTTTATCACCTTAAACCGTCCTGAACATATGAACACTTTCACCCCAGAGTTTGCCGACTTGCTGGATCAGGCGTTGTGGGATTTCGAACGTGATGAGGATATCCGCGTGATTGTTGTCAAAGCGGCGGGAAAACATTTCTGCACCGGGATTTCGCTTGATCAGTTCAACAACAAAAGCTCTTTGGAATACCGGCAGTTCCTTTACGGTATTGATGCGTTTTATCATACTCTCAACCGTCTGAATACGCCGACAATCGCTTCTGTGCAGGGCTATGCCGTGGCCAATGGGGCCGGGCTCTCATTTGGTTGTGATCTGACCGTGGCTGCTGAATCCTCCATGTTTGGCACCACGGCGATTAATGTTGGCCTGATCTGTCTGGGACCGGCAGCACCGATGACAAAGTTGATCGGTCGCAAAAAGACGATGGAGATGGTGTTGAGCGGTGACATGATCACGGCCCAAGAAGCGGAACGGCTGGGCTTGATCAATAAAGCCGTGGCTGATGATGAGCTTGAGGAGGAAACCCTCAAATTGGCGAAAAAGCTAGTGAAGAAAAGCCCGCTGGCGTTGAGCATCGGCAAAGAGGGGCTGCGACGTTTGCAGGATGTGCCATATCATCAGGGCTTAGAGAGCATGGATGATCTGTTTGCTGCGTTGTGTTCCACTGAAGATGCCGAAGAGGGCGTGCGGGCGTTTCTTGAGAAACGACAGCCGCAGTGGCAACGGCGGTAA
- a CDS encoding aminoacyl-tRNA deacylase encodes MAKVKFPTTQAVRQLKQHKVRYTPQLYAYEEKGGTRVSARELGVEEHAVIKTLVMEDEHQSPLIILMHGDCEVSTKEMARTLNVKRIAPCSPDIAHKHTGYQVGGTSPFGTLKPLPVYVERTILDLPLIYINGGKRGFLVSLAPEVLVNVLQATPVEVAI; translated from the coding sequence ATGGCTAAAGTTAAATTTCCAACAACACAGGCTGTTCGCCAACTGAAACAGCACAAAGTCCGCTACACCCCACAACTCTATGCCTATGAGGAAAAAGGGGGAACACGCGTATCGGCACGAGAGTTGGGCGTTGAGGAACACGCTGTGATCAAAACCTTGGTCATGGAGGATGAACACCAATCACCGCTGATTATCCTCATGCACGGTGATTGCGAGGTTTCCACCAAAGAGATGGCCCGTACTCTCAATGTCAAACGGATCGCCCCGTGCAGTCCAGACATCGCTCACAAGCATACCGGCTACCAGGTCGGCGGCACCTCCCCTTTCGGCACCTTAAAGCCTTTGCCCGTTTATGTGGAACGCACCATTCTTGATTTGCCGTTGATTTATATCAATGGCGGGAAACGGGGCTTTCTGGTCAGTCTGGCTCCTGAAGTGTTGGTGAATGTGTTACAGGCAACGCCTGTTGAGGTGGCGATCTAA
- a CDS encoding DEAD/DEAH box helicase, which produces MTKFNDLGLSAELLRAVADQGYSEPTPIQAQAIPAVLNGGDILAAAQTGTGKTAGFTLPVLQRLSDTPVSSGRRPVRALVLTPTRELAAQVGASVADYGKYLPLRSAIVFGGVKINPQISMLRKGVDILVATPGRLLDHVSQKTVDLSKVEILILDEADRMLDMGFIRDIRKVLALLPKKRQNLLFSATFSDDIKRLADSLLNTPTLIEVARRNTASEQVEQSVHLIEKSRKRELLSHMIGSQNWQQVLVFTRTKRGANRLAQQLEKDGLKSTAIHGNKTQGARTKALADFKAGRARVLVATDIAARGLDIDQLPNVVNYELPDVPEDYVHRIGRTGRAGRDGKAVSLVCSEEKKQLRDIERLLKRPIAKEVIAGYEVSTTNKPTARPASQPRKSAQRNQRPNRNADAGQKNAWSGRRKPSSRAAV; this is translated from the coding sequence TTGACGAAGTTTAACGACCTCGGCCTGTCGGCCGAACTGTTGCGTGCTGTTGCCGATCAAGGTTACAGCGAGCCCACCCCGATTCAAGCACAAGCCATTCCCGCCGTCCTTAATGGTGGCGACATTCTCGCCGCAGCGCAAACCGGCACCGGTAAAACCGCCGGTTTTACTTTGCCCGTCCTGCAGCGACTCAGCGACACTCCGGTGTCTTCAGGACGCCGCCCGGTACGCGCGCTGGTTCTGACACCGACACGTGAACTGGCGGCCCAAGTCGGTGCCAGTGTTGCTGATTACGGTAAATATCTGCCGTTGCGCAGCGCCATTGTTTTTGGTGGTGTTAAAATCAATCCGCAAATCAGCATGTTGCGCAAAGGTGTGGACATTTTGGTGGCAACCCCCGGCCGTCTGCTTGACCATGTGTCGCAGAAGACCGTTGATCTGTCCAAGGTGGAAATTCTTATCCTTGACGAGGCAGACCGGATGTTGGATATGGGATTTATCCGCGACATCCGCAAAGTCCTTGCCCTGCTGCCCAAGAAACGCCAGAACCTGTTGTTTTCGGCAACCTTTTCCGATGACATCAAACGTCTGGCGGATTCACTGTTGAATACACCGACTCTGATTGAGGTTGCCCGTCGCAATACGGCATCCGAACAGGTGGAACAAAGCGTTCACCTGATTGAAAAAAGTCGCAAGAGGGAGCTGCTCTCTCATATGATCGGCTCACAAAACTGGCAGCAGGTACTGGTCTTTACCCGTACCAAGCGCGGTGCCAACCGTCTGGCCCAACAGTTGGAAAAAGATGGCCTCAAATCCACAGCCATCCACGGCAACAAAACCCAGGGTGCACGCACCAAGGCGTTGGCTGATTTCAAAGCAGGCCGAGCACGGGTCCTGGTTGCCACGGATATTGCCGCACGTGGTCTGGATATTGATCAGCTACCCAATGTCGTTAACTACGAGCTTCCCGATGTGCCGGAGGATTATGTCCATCGCATTGGCCGCACTGGTCGTGCCGGACGTGACGGCAAAGCGGTATCTCTGGTGTGCAGTGAGGAAAAAAAGCAGCTGCGCGACATTGAGCGGTTACTAAAACGGCCCATCGCCAAAGAGGTGATCGCCGGTTATGAGGTGAGTACGACCAACAAACCTACGGCCCGGCCTGCGTCTCAGCCGAGAAAGAGTGCTCAGCGCAACCAACGCCCCAACCGTAACGCCGACGCTGGCCAAAAAAACGCGTGGTCAGGACGACGTAAGCCCTCATCGAGAGCCGCTGTTTAA